From a single Ciconia boyciana chromosome 11, ASM3463844v1, whole genome shotgun sequence genomic region:
- the NEK4 gene encoding serine/threonine-protein kinase Nek4 isoform X2 has product MPLAAYCFLRAVGKGSYGEVSLVRHQQDSKQYVIKKLNLKNASNRERKAAEQEAQLLSQLKHPNIVTYRESWQGEDGLLYIVMGFCEGGDLYHKLKEQKGKLLPENQVVEWFVQIAMALQYLHEKHILHRDLKTQNVFLTRTNIIKVGDLGIARVLENQYDMASTLIGTPYYMSPELFSNKPYDYKLPPMPKDYSPQLVEIIRTMLSKKPEERPSVKSILRQPYIRHQISLFLEATKAKAARSHKKTVNSKPKDPCSVVSVKNDSHSRKVTHQNHSFEQARKYKVNEEDCIIKYKATKFCPSEKPAVELERKPSNNDLNNLTDSLATVSDVNIDILPSERMKYGSEKCGSERIPENIKAKYLNVPGNSKITSSSPPIQENGLQQRAKQAFEAEDVDSKQSSVDAIEEHGDTLKLLQPVSKDQKQTDLSLDSTEKLLAPFVPVVIQDDIGNGASGDAQEKVTSHLQPHSSVSEPSLSRQRRQKKRELAEVCSEKFRAAAPQPLPFPSDVNAKTTQSCAEQNAAEVSESVNSTKTSQVAISKERPLSARERRRLKQSREEMFPSVIPARRTSNSAVVEAKSYMENHVKVAHSSSGPSISQRKRVTHCLSDDELSSSTSSTDKSDGDSKEKKSNMNEMNDLVQLMTWTLKMDSKENSEYCVTSTPATEFKLHRKYRDTLILHGKSPDESEELKFEEISSDMLSVPDKIRRMVEILRSDVVQGLGVKLLEKVYSIMEEDDEVKRELQLREYMGDKYASYSAKARHLKFLEENVKF; this is encoded by the exons TATGTCATCAAAAAGTTAAACCTTAAAAATGCTTCCAACcgagagaggaaagcagcagaacaagAGGCACAGTTGTTATCCCAGTTGAAACACCCGAACATAGTCACCTACAGAGAGTCCTGGCAGGGGGAGGATGGCCTGTTGTATATTGTTATGGGCTTCTGCGAGGGAGGAGATCTGTATCACAAACTTAAAGAGCAGAAGGGCAAACTTTTGCCTGAGAATCAGGTGGTGGAGTGGTTTGTCCAGATTGCCATGGCACTGCAG tattTACATGAAAAGCACATTCTGCACAGAGATCTTAaaactcaaaatgtttttctgacaCGAACAAATATAATCAAAGTGGGTGACCTGGGAATAGCCAGAGTGTTGGAAAACCAATACGACATGGCCAGCACTCTCATAGGCACACCATACTACATGAGCCCTGAACTCTTTTCTAACAAACCCTACGACTACAAG TTGCCACCCATGCCAAAGGATTACAGCCCACAGTTGGTAGAAATAATACGAACTATGCTCAGTAAAAAACCTGAGGAAAGACCTAGTGTGAAAAGCATACTACGACAGCCATATATCAGGCACcaaatttctttgtttttggaAGCCACGAAGGC gaaagcagccagaagTCATAAGAAAACAGTGAATTCTAAACCTAAAGATCCTTGTTCTGTGGTCTCAGTTAAGAATGACTCTCATAGCAGGAAGGTTACACACCAAAACCACTCCTTTGAGCAAGCCAGGAAATACAAAGTT AATGAAGAAGACTGCATTATCAAATATAAAGCCACCAAATTTTGTCCCTCAGAGAAACCAGCTGTTGAGttggaaagaaaaccaagcaatAATGATTTGAACAACCTGACAGACTCCTTAGCTACAGTTAGTGACGTGAACATTGATATCTTACCATCTGAAAGGATGAAGTATGGAAGTGAGAAGTGTGGCAGTGAGCGTATTCCAGAGAATATTaaagcaaagtatttaaatgttCCAGGGAATTCTAAAATAACATCCAGTAGCCCACCAATTCAGGAAAATGGACTACAGCAAAGAGCAAAGCAAGCTTTTGAAGCTGAAGATGTTGATTCTAAGCAGTCTTCTGTTGATGCTATAGAAGAACATGGTGACACTTTGAAACTCCTGCAGCCTGTATCAAAAGACCAAAAGCAAACTGACCTG AGCTTGGATTCTACTGAAAAGCTGCTAGCCCCGTTTGTTCCTGTTGTAATTCAA GATGACATCGGTAATGGAGCTTCAGGAGATGCTCAGGAAAAAGTTACTTCCCACTTGCAGCCTCATAGTTCTGTCAGTGAACCCTCTCTCTCACGGCAGCGAcgacagaagaaaagagagctAGCTGAAGTCTGTTCAGAGAAG ttcagagcagctgctcctcagccttTACCTTTTCCTTCGGATGTGAACGCAAAGACAacacagagctgtgcagagcagaatGCTGCTGAAGTCTCTGAATCTGTAAATAGCACCAAAACCAGTCAAGTTGCCATTTCAAAG GAACGGCCCTTGTCAGCAAGAGAACGAAGGAGGCTGAAACAGTCTCGGGAGGAGATGTTTCCCTCTG TGATTCCAGCAAGACGAACATCAAATAGTGCTGTAGTTGAAGCAAAATCATATATGGAAAATCATGTTAAAGTTGCTCACTCCTCATCAGGTCCCAGTATTTCTCAG AGAAAGAGAGTAACCCATTGTCTGTCTGATGATGAGTTAAGCTCTTCCACAAGCTCTACAGATAAGTCTGATGGCGATTCCAAGGAGAA AAAAAGCAATATGAATGAAATGAATGACTTGGTGCAGCTAATGACATGGACACTGAAAATGGACTCTAAGGAGAACTCTGAATACTGTGTAACTTCGACTCCAGCCACAGAGTTTAAACTTCATAGAAAATATCGAGACACTTTGATTTTGCATGGAAAATCACCTGATGAATCAGAGGAATTAAAATTTGAAGAGATTTCTTCAG atATGTTATCAGTTCCTGACAAGATTAGGAGAATGGTTGAAATCCTGAGATCTGATGTGGTGCAAGGATTGGGAGTGAAACTTCTTGAGAAGGTGTACAGCATCATGGAAGAAGACGATGAAGTGAAAAGAGAG CTGCAGTTGCGGGAGTATATGGGAGACAAGTATGCAAGTTACAGTGCAAAGGCACGCCACCTGaaatttcttgaagaaaatgtgaagttcTGA
- the NEK4 gene encoding serine/threonine-protein kinase Nek4 isoform X1, protein MPLAAYCFLRAVGKGSYGEVSLVRHQQDSKQYVIKKLNLKNASNRERKAAEQEAQLLSQLKHPNIVTYRESWQGEDGLLYIVMGFCEGGDLYHKLKEQKGKLLPENQVVEWFVQIAMALQYLHEKHILHRDLKTQNVFLTRTNIIKVGDLGIARVLENQYDMASTLIGTPYYMSPELFSNKPYDYKSDVWALGCCVYEMATLKHAFNAKDMNSLVYRIIEGKLPPMPKDYSPQLVEIIRTMLSKKPEERPSVKSILRQPYIRHQISLFLEATKAKAARSHKKTVNSKPKDPCSVVSVKNDSHSRKVTHQNHSFEQARKYKVNEEDCIIKYKATKFCPSEKPAVELERKPSNNDLNNLTDSLATVSDVNIDILPSERMKYGSEKCGSERIPENIKAKYLNVPGNSKITSSSPPIQENGLQQRAKQAFEAEDVDSKQSSVDAIEEHGDTLKLLQPVSKDQKQTDLSLDSTEKLLAPFVPVVIQDDIGNGASGDAQEKVTSHLQPHSSVSEPSLSRQRRQKKRELAEVCSEKFRAAAPQPLPFPSDVNAKTTQSCAEQNAAEVSESVNSTKTSQVAISKERPLSARERRRLKQSREEMFPSVIPARRTSNSAVVEAKSYMENHVKVAHSSSGPSISQRKRVTHCLSDDELSSSTSSTDKSDGDSKEKKSNMNEMNDLVQLMTWTLKMDSKENSEYCVTSTPATEFKLHRKYRDTLILHGKSPDESEELKFEEISSDMLSVPDKIRRMVEILRSDVVQGLGVKLLEKVYSIMEEDDEVKRELQLREYMGDKYASYSAKARHLKFLEENVKF, encoded by the exons TATGTCATCAAAAAGTTAAACCTTAAAAATGCTTCCAACcgagagaggaaagcagcagaacaagAGGCACAGTTGTTATCCCAGTTGAAACACCCGAACATAGTCACCTACAGAGAGTCCTGGCAGGGGGAGGATGGCCTGTTGTATATTGTTATGGGCTTCTGCGAGGGAGGAGATCTGTATCACAAACTTAAAGAGCAGAAGGGCAAACTTTTGCCTGAGAATCAGGTGGTGGAGTGGTTTGTCCAGATTGCCATGGCACTGCAG tattTACATGAAAAGCACATTCTGCACAGAGATCTTAaaactcaaaatgtttttctgacaCGAACAAATATAATCAAAGTGGGTGACCTGGGAATAGCCAGAGTGTTGGAAAACCAATACGACATGGCCAGCACTCTCATAGGCACACCATACTACATGAGCCCTGAACTCTTTTCTAACAAACCCTACGACTACAAG TCTGATGTTTGGGCGTTAGGCTGCTGCGTTTATGAAATGGCTACACTCAAACATGCCTTTAATGCTAAAGACATGAACTCTTTGGTTTATCGAATTATTGAAGGAAAG TTGCCACCCATGCCAAAGGATTACAGCCCACAGTTGGTAGAAATAATACGAACTATGCTCAGTAAAAAACCTGAGGAAAGACCTAGTGTGAAAAGCATACTACGACAGCCATATATCAGGCACcaaatttctttgtttttggaAGCCACGAAGGC gaaagcagccagaagTCATAAGAAAACAGTGAATTCTAAACCTAAAGATCCTTGTTCTGTGGTCTCAGTTAAGAATGACTCTCATAGCAGGAAGGTTACACACCAAAACCACTCCTTTGAGCAAGCCAGGAAATACAAAGTT AATGAAGAAGACTGCATTATCAAATATAAAGCCACCAAATTTTGTCCCTCAGAGAAACCAGCTGTTGAGttggaaagaaaaccaagcaatAATGATTTGAACAACCTGACAGACTCCTTAGCTACAGTTAGTGACGTGAACATTGATATCTTACCATCTGAAAGGATGAAGTATGGAAGTGAGAAGTGTGGCAGTGAGCGTATTCCAGAGAATATTaaagcaaagtatttaaatgttCCAGGGAATTCTAAAATAACATCCAGTAGCCCACCAATTCAGGAAAATGGACTACAGCAAAGAGCAAAGCAAGCTTTTGAAGCTGAAGATGTTGATTCTAAGCAGTCTTCTGTTGATGCTATAGAAGAACATGGTGACACTTTGAAACTCCTGCAGCCTGTATCAAAAGACCAAAAGCAAACTGACCTG AGCTTGGATTCTACTGAAAAGCTGCTAGCCCCGTTTGTTCCTGTTGTAATTCAA GATGACATCGGTAATGGAGCTTCAGGAGATGCTCAGGAAAAAGTTACTTCCCACTTGCAGCCTCATAGTTCTGTCAGTGAACCCTCTCTCTCACGGCAGCGAcgacagaagaaaagagagctAGCTGAAGTCTGTTCAGAGAAG ttcagagcagctgctcctcagccttTACCTTTTCCTTCGGATGTGAACGCAAAGACAacacagagctgtgcagagcagaatGCTGCTGAAGTCTCTGAATCTGTAAATAGCACCAAAACCAGTCAAGTTGCCATTTCAAAG GAACGGCCCTTGTCAGCAAGAGAACGAAGGAGGCTGAAACAGTCTCGGGAGGAGATGTTTCCCTCTG TGATTCCAGCAAGACGAACATCAAATAGTGCTGTAGTTGAAGCAAAATCATATATGGAAAATCATGTTAAAGTTGCTCACTCCTCATCAGGTCCCAGTATTTCTCAG AGAAAGAGAGTAACCCATTGTCTGTCTGATGATGAGTTAAGCTCTTCCACAAGCTCTACAGATAAGTCTGATGGCGATTCCAAGGAGAA AAAAAGCAATATGAATGAAATGAATGACTTGGTGCAGCTAATGACATGGACACTGAAAATGGACTCTAAGGAGAACTCTGAATACTGTGTAACTTCGACTCCAGCCACAGAGTTTAAACTTCATAGAAAATATCGAGACACTTTGATTTTGCATGGAAAATCACCTGATGAATCAGAGGAATTAAAATTTGAAGAGATTTCTTCAG atATGTTATCAGTTCCTGACAAGATTAGGAGAATGGTTGAAATCCTGAGATCTGATGTGGTGCAAGGATTGGGAGTGAAACTTCTTGAGAAGGTGTACAGCATCATGGAAGAAGACGATGAAGTGAAAAGAGAG CTGCAGTTGCGGGAGTATATGGGAGACAAGTATGCAAGTTACAGTGCAAAGGCACGCCACCTGaaatttcttgaagaaaatgtgaagttcTGA
- the NEK4 gene encoding serine/threonine-protein kinase Nek4 isoform X3 yields the protein MGFCEGGDLYHKLKEQKGKLLPENQVVEWFVQIAMALQYLHEKHILHRDLKTQNVFLTRTNIIKVGDLGIARVLENQYDMASTLIGTPYYMSPELFSNKPYDYKSDVWALGCCVYEMATLKHAFNAKDMNSLVYRIIEGKLPPMPKDYSPQLVEIIRTMLSKKPEERPSVKSILRQPYIRHQISLFLEATKAKAARSHKKTVNSKPKDPCSVVSVKNDSHSRKVTHQNHSFEQARKYKVNEEDCIIKYKATKFCPSEKPAVELERKPSNNDLNNLTDSLATVSDVNIDILPSERMKYGSEKCGSERIPENIKAKYLNVPGNSKITSSSPPIQENGLQQRAKQAFEAEDVDSKQSSVDAIEEHGDTLKLLQPVSKDQKQTDLSLDSTEKLLAPFVPVVIQDDIGNGASGDAQEKVTSHLQPHSSVSEPSLSRQRRQKKRELAEVCSEKFRAAAPQPLPFPSDVNAKTTQSCAEQNAAEVSESVNSTKTSQVAISKERPLSARERRRLKQSREEMFPSVIPARRTSNSAVVEAKSYMENHVKVAHSSSGPSISQRKRVTHCLSDDELSSSTSSTDKSDGDSKEKKSNMNEMNDLVQLMTWTLKMDSKENSEYCVTSTPATEFKLHRKYRDTLILHGKSPDESEELKFEEISSDMLSVPDKIRRMVEILRSDVVQGLGVKLLEKVYSIMEEDDEVKRELQLREYMGDKYASYSAKARHLKFLEENVKF from the exons ATGGGCTTCTGCGAGGGAGGAGATCTGTATCACAAACTTAAAGAGCAGAAGGGCAAACTTTTGCCTGAGAATCAGGTGGTGGAGTGGTTTGTCCAGATTGCCATGGCACTGCAG tattTACATGAAAAGCACATTCTGCACAGAGATCTTAaaactcaaaatgtttttctgacaCGAACAAATATAATCAAAGTGGGTGACCTGGGAATAGCCAGAGTGTTGGAAAACCAATACGACATGGCCAGCACTCTCATAGGCACACCATACTACATGAGCCCTGAACTCTTTTCTAACAAACCCTACGACTACAAG TCTGATGTTTGGGCGTTAGGCTGCTGCGTTTATGAAATGGCTACACTCAAACATGCCTTTAATGCTAAAGACATGAACTCTTTGGTTTATCGAATTATTGAAGGAAAG TTGCCACCCATGCCAAAGGATTACAGCCCACAGTTGGTAGAAATAATACGAACTATGCTCAGTAAAAAACCTGAGGAAAGACCTAGTGTGAAAAGCATACTACGACAGCCATATATCAGGCACcaaatttctttgtttttggaAGCCACGAAGGC gaaagcagccagaagTCATAAGAAAACAGTGAATTCTAAACCTAAAGATCCTTGTTCTGTGGTCTCAGTTAAGAATGACTCTCATAGCAGGAAGGTTACACACCAAAACCACTCCTTTGAGCAAGCCAGGAAATACAAAGTT AATGAAGAAGACTGCATTATCAAATATAAAGCCACCAAATTTTGTCCCTCAGAGAAACCAGCTGTTGAGttggaaagaaaaccaagcaatAATGATTTGAACAACCTGACAGACTCCTTAGCTACAGTTAGTGACGTGAACATTGATATCTTACCATCTGAAAGGATGAAGTATGGAAGTGAGAAGTGTGGCAGTGAGCGTATTCCAGAGAATATTaaagcaaagtatttaaatgttCCAGGGAATTCTAAAATAACATCCAGTAGCCCACCAATTCAGGAAAATGGACTACAGCAAAGAGCAAAGCAAGCTTTTGAAGCTGAAGATGTTGATTCTAAGCAGTCTTCTGTTGATGCTATAGAAGAACATGGTGACACTTTGAAACTCCTGCAGCCTGTATCAAAAGACCAAAAGCAAACTGACCTG AGCTTGGATTCTACTGAAAAGCTGCTAGCCCCGTTTGTTCCTGTTGTAATTCAA GATGACATCGGTAATGGAGCTTCAGGAGATGCTCAGGAAAAAGTTACTTCCCACTTGCAGCCTCATAGTTCTGTCAGTGAACCCTCTCTCTCACGGCAGCGAcgacagaagaaaagagagctAGCTGAAGTCTGTTCAGAGAAG ttcagagcagctgctcctcagccttTACCTTTTCCTTCGGATGTGAACGCAAAGACAacacagagctgtgcagagcagaatGCTGCTGAAGTCTCTGAATCTGTAAATAGCACCAAAACCAGTCAAGTTGCCATTTCAAAG GAACGGCCCTTGTCAGCAAGAGAACGAAGGAGGCTGAAACAGTCTCGGGAGGAGATGTTTCCCTCTG TGATTCCAGCAAGACGAACATCAAATAGTGCTGTAGTTGAAGCAAAATCATATATGGAAAATCATGTTAAAGTTGCTCACTCCTCATCAGGTCCCAGTATTTCTCAG AGAAAGAGAGTAACCCATTGTCTGTCTGATGATGAGTTAAGCTCTTCCACAAGCTCTACAGATAAGTCTGATGGCGATTCCAAGGAGAA AAAAAGCAATATGAATGAAATGAATGACTTGGTGCAGCTAATGACATGGACACTGAAAATGGACTCTAAGGAGAACTCTGAATACTGTGTAACTTCGACTCCAGCCACAGAGTTTAAACTTCATAGAAAATATCGAGACACTTTGATTTTGCATGGAAAATCACCTGATGAATCAGAGGAATTAAAATTTGAAGAGATTTCTTCAG atATGTTATCAGTTCCTGACAAGATTAGGAGAATGGTTGAAATCCTGAGATCTGATGTGGTGCAAGGATTGGGAGTGAAACTTCTTGAGAAGGTGTACAGCATCATGGAAGAAGACGATGAAGTGAAAAGAGAG CTGCAGTTGCGGGAGTATATGGGAGACAAGTATGCAAGTTACAGTGCAAAGGCACGCCACCTGaaatttcttgaagaaaatgtgaagttcTGA
- the SPCS1 gene encoding signal peptidase complex subunit 1, with product MAAQGDDGAREAETETEAQAQAEAEAEARGCGGDGSAEPTAEAAGCYLEQAEDGAERKGCVSGQLSSRLPVLLHRHRGGRRAEQRYPPSQPAASASQGDAGSRQPLQGSDEEDGDGYDEDQDQDQDEDCEAPLSAAMLNIFRSIPTQMDYKGQKLAEQIFQGIILVSAIIGFIYGYITEQFGWTVYIVMAGFALSCLLTLPPWPMYRRNPLKWLPVQESGAEEKKPADRKPKRHAKS from the exons ATGGCGGCGCAGGGCGACGACGGCGCAAGGGAGGCCGAGACCGAGACCgaggcccaggcccaggccgaggccgaggccgaggcccggggctgcggcggcgaTGGCAGCGCGGAGCCAACGGCTGAGGCAGCAGGCTGCTACCTCGAGCAGGCGGAGGACGGGGCGGAGCGAAAGGGGTGTGTTTCCGGCCAGCTCAGCAGCCGCCTTCCGGTCCTGCTTCACCGTCACCGCGGTGGGCGTCGCGCTGAGCAGCGGTACCCGCCGAGCCAgcccgccgcctccgcctcgCAGGGCGACGCGGGCAGCCGGCAGCCGCTGCAGGGCTCTGACGAGGAAGACGGAGACGGCTACGACgaggaccaggaccaggaccaggacgAGGACTGTGAGGCGCCGCTCTCCGCCGCCATGCTGAACATCTTCCGCTCCATCCCCACGCAGATG GACTACAAGGGCCAAAAATTagcagaacagatttttcaagGAATCATTCTTGTCTCTGCA ataattGGTTTCATCTATGGATACATCACTGAACAGTTTGGATGGACTGTCTACATAGTTATGGCTGGATTTGCTTTATCGTGTTTG CTAACGCTCCCTCCGTGGCCTATGTACCGCCGCAATCCTCTGAAGTGGCTACCTGTCCAAGAGTcgggagcagaagaaaagaagccagCAGACAGAAAGCCAAAGAGACATGCTAAAAGCTAA
- the GLT8D1 gene encoding glycosyltransferase 8 domain-containing protein 1, translating into MTLRKVNISILIVAVVIFLLVLHHNFLGLSDFLKRELSDSNPLGLQPIDFIPAVPQRLADERNDKEISVVIAASDERLGGAIAAMNSIYRHTRSNVVFYIVTLNDTVDHLRLWLSNTALKNLRYRILDFDPRVLEGKVQVDPQNADTLKPLTFARFYLPNLVPHAEKAIYVDDDIIVQDDILELYNTPLKPGHAAAFSDDCDSTTNKVAVRGAGNQYNYIGFLDYKKETIRKLAMKANTCSFNPGVFVANLTEWKLQNITKQLEKWMALNVAEELYSRSLAGSITTPPLLIVFYKQHSSIDPMWNVRHLGSSAGKRYSPQFVKAAKLLHWNGHFKPWGRTASYAEVWEKWYVPDPTGKFSLIRRHSEAYEAK; encoded by the exons atgacattaagGAAag tgaaCATTTCCATCCTTATAGTGGCTGTTGTCATATTTTTGCTAGTTCTTCATCATAACTTCCTAGGTCTCAGTGACTTCTTGAAACGGGAATTGTCAG ATTCAAATCCGTTAGGACTTCAGCCTATAGATTTCATACCCGCAGTTCCCCAGAGGCTGGCAGATGAACGGAATGATAAGGAGATTTCTGTGGTCATTGCAGCATCAGATGAGAGGCTTGGGGGTGCAATTGCAGCCATGAACAGTATTTATCGTCACACCAGATCCAACGTGGTTTTCTATATTGTTACTTTGAATGATACTGTGGATCACTTGAG GTTGTGGCTAAGTaacactgctctgaaaaattTGAGATACCGAATTTTGGATTTTGACCCTCGTGTCTTAGAAGGGAAAGTACAAGTGGATCCTCAAAACGCAGACACCTTAAAACCA TTAACCTTTGCAAGATTCTACTTGCCCAATTTGGTACCTCATGCAGAGAAAGCCATCTATGTGGATGATGATATAATAGTGCAAG aTGATATTCTTGAACTTTACAACACTCCACTGAAACCTGGACatgcagctgcattttcagaTGATTGTGACTCAACCACTAATAAAGTTGCTGTCCGTGGAGCAGGCAATCAG tataATTACATTGGGTTTCTAGattacaaaaaagaaaccatccGAAAGCTTGCTATGAAAGCCAACACCTGCTCTTTCAATCCAGGAGTTTTTGTTGCCAATTTGACAGAATGGAAATTACAGAACATCACTAAGCAATTGGAGAAGTGGATGGCACTTAATGTAGC AGAGGAACTTTACAGTAGGAGTCTGGCTGGCAGCATCACGACACCTCCACTGCTAATTGTATTTTACAAGCAACATTCCAGTATTGATCCCATGTGGAATGTCCGGCATCTTG gGTCTAGTGCTGGAAAAAGGTACTCTCCTCAGTTTGTGAAAGCTGCCAAGCTGCTCCATTGGAACGGACATTTCAAACCATGGGGAAGAACAGCTTCATACGCTGAAGTCTGGGAGAAGTGGTATGTCCCTGACCCTACAGGCAAGTTCAGCCTGATCCGCAGACATTCAGAAGCCTATGAAGCGAAGTAG
- the GNL3 gene encoding guanine nucleotide-binding protein-like 3 — MKRPKLKKASKRLTCHKRYKIQKKIREHHRKVRKEAKKRGRKKPKKDPGVPSAAPFKEELLREAEQRKQRLEELKQKQKLNRQKEHEKKRKLEAKKNAAKIKEKAEGKESSGKSKAKTNKPLNKNSKKSFCRELKKVIEASDVVLEVLDARDPMGCRCPQLEQAVTCSGGDKKLLLVLNKIDLVPKENLEKWLNYLKKELPTVAFKSATLMKDRTMQEHFTKRRARVDLSRTTECFGSKCLLKLLQEHGKTQNKAIQVGVVGFPNVGKSSIINSLKGVRACNVGVARGVTKSMQIVHIDKQTKMLDSPSIIADPSNNALALALRSIIDTEESGSADVLEGVDAILNHCSKQQVMMHYSIPDFRNTEEFLTLLAQKRGMLKKGGVPDIENIAKLLLCDWTGAKISYHSQPPGSQRPPPYLTEDKIAEMQECFNLKNLEEENNNTVQALKYPSPASSIIFQSAGMANGTIEEHRVIEVASEWENLETSKEGEEEEEEDFTESDDDQDDVEEEEKDVKEESKVQVTRKAKLGKRQTSPTNSEKQIAESEHSNSLSFSLDKTADEDDAYDFNTDYV; from the exons ATGAAGCGGCCCA agctgaagaaagcCAGCAAGAGGCTGACCTGCCACAAGCGCTACAAGATCCAGAAGAAG ATCAGAGAACACCACCGAAAAGTCAGGAAGGAGGCCAAAAAACGTGGACGCAAAAAGCCCAAGAAAGATCCCGGTGTTCCCAGTGCTGCACCGTTTAAGGAAGAGCTTCTACGGGAAGCGGagcaaagaaagcagagg CTTGAAGaactaaaacaaaagcagaagctcAACAGACAGAAGGAAcatgaaaagaagaggaagcttGAAGCTAAAAAGAATGCAGCCAAAAtcaaggaaaaagcagagggaaag GAATCCTCTGGCAAATCTAAAGCAAAGACTAACAAACCGCTgaataaaaattcaaagaaatcaTTTTGCAGGGAGCTCAAGAAG GTGATTGAGGCCTCAGATGTGGTTCTAGAGGTTTTAGACGCAAGAGATCCAATGGGCTGCCGGTGCCCTCAACTGGAGCAAGCTGTAACTTGCTCTGGAGGAGACAAAAAGCTACTGTTGGTTCTGAACAAAATTG ATTTAGTGCCAAAGGAGAACTTAGAGAAATGGCTGAATTATTTGAAGAAGGAGCTTCCAACGGTTGCTTTTAAATCGGCAACACTGATGAAGGACAGGACTATG CAGGAACACTTCACAAAAAGACGTGCTCGTGTTGATTTGTCAAGAACCACTGAATGTTTTGGAAGCAAATGCCTTCTGAAACTTCTTCAAGAGCATGGCAAGACTCAAAACAAAGCCATTCAGGTTGGGGTAGTAG GTTTCCCTAATGTGGGAAAGAGCAGCATAATCAACAGTCTTAAAGGAGTTCGTGCTTGCAATGTTGGCGTAGCAAGAGGTGTTACCAA GTCCATGCAAATCGTGCACATTGATAAACAGACGAAGATGTTGGACAGTCCAAGTATAATTGCAGATCCTTCCAACAATGCCCTGGCTCTAGCCTTGAGAAGTATCATAGACACTGAAGAATCAGGCTCAGCAGATGTGCTTGAAGGAGTAGATGCCATTCTAAATCACTGCAGTAAGCAGCAG GTAATGATGCACTATAGTATCCCAGATTTCAGGAACACTGAGGAGTTTTTAACTTTACTTGCTCAGAAAAGGGGTATGCTGAAAAAGGGAGGCGTTCCTGACATAGAGAATATAGCTAAATTACTACTTTGTGACTGGACAGG agctaaAATAAGCTACCACTCACAACCTCCAGGATCTCAGAGACCACCACCATATCTTACAGAAGACAAAATAGCTGAAATGCAGGAGTGCTTTAATTTAAAGAAcctagaagaagaaaacaacaacactGTTCAAG CTTTAAAATACCCCAGTCCGGCAAGTAGCATCATTTTCCAGTCAGCTGGTATGGCAAATGGGACAATAGAAGAACATAGAGTGATAGAGGTAGCATCAGAGTGGGAAAACTTGGAAACAAGtaaggagggggaggaagaagaagaggaggatttCACAGAAAGTGATGATGATCAAGACGAtgtagaagaagaagaaaaggatgtCAAAGAG GAAAGCAAAGTTCAGGTCACCAGGAAAGCAAAGCTTGGAAAACGACAAACAAGTCCtacaaattcagaaaagcagatagCAG aaagcGAACATTCCAATTCGCTGTCATTCAGCTTGGATAAGACAGCAGATGAAGATGACGCCTATGATTTTAATACAGACTATGTGTAA